One genomic window of Polaromonas sp. SP1 includes the following:
- a CDS encoding Tex family protein produces the protein MQKIIRQIAAEIKVQENQIKAAVELLDGGATVPFIARYRKEATGGLDDIQLRELEQRLGYLRELEERRDAVLKSIEEQGKLTPELRAAIEFAATKQDLEDLYLPFKPKRRTKGQIAREAGIEPLADKLFADPSLVPADEAAAFVKAEKNESGDDFTTVQAVLDGVRDILSERWAEDAGLVQSLRNWLWSEGLFSSKLVTGKDENNADNSKFRDYFDYDEPIGRVPSHRALAVFRGRGLEILDAKLVLPEQAEPGKPSIAEGKIALHLGWSHKARPADDLIRKAVAWTWRVKLSLSLERDLFTRLREDAEKVAIKVFADNLRDLLLAAPAGPRVVMGLDPGIRTGVKVAVVDATGKLVETSTVYPHEPRKDWEGSLHTLAKLCEKHGVNLIAIGNGTASRETDKLAADLIKGMAKAGQVIEKVVVSEAGASVYSASEFASQEMPDVDVSLRGAASIARRLQDPLAELVKIDPKSIGVGQYQHDVNQSDLARSLDTVVEDCVNSVGVDLNTASVPLLARVSGLSQTVAKSVVRWRDANGAFASRADLLKVTGLGAKTFEQSAGFLRLRSSSNPLDMTGVHPETYPVVEKIMAHTGKPVAELMGRAEMLKTLKPELFANEQFGVITVKDIITELEKPGRDPRPDFKVARFNDGVEDIKDLKEGMTLEGTVSNVAAFGAFVDIGVHQDGLVHVSQLANKFVNDAREVVKTGDIVKVRVTEVDVARKRIGLTMKLDAAPARKDGPRDNRFESARPGGQNRGGNYGGGRAGAPQPAAATAMESAFSKLAGLKK, from the coding sequence ATGCAGAAAATCATCCGCCAGATCGCGGCAGAAATCAAAGTCCAGGAAAACCAGATCAAGGCGGCCGTAGAGCTGCTGGATGGCGGCGCCACCGTGCCTTTTATCGCGCGTTACCGCAAAGAGGCCACCGGCGGGCTGGATGACATCCAGCTGCGTGAGCTGGAACAGCGGCTGGGCTACCTGCGCGAGCTGGAAGAGCGCCGCGACGCGGTTCTGAAGAGTATTGAAGAGCAGGGCAAGCTCACGCCTGAGTTGCGCGCGGCCATTGAATTTGCCGCCACCAAGCAGGACCTGGAAGACTTGTACCTGCCCTTCAAGCCCAAGCGCCGCACCAAGGGCCAGATCGCCCGCGAAGCCGGCATTGAGCCGCTGGCCGACAAACTCTTTGCCGACCCCTCATTGGTGCCGGCCGACGAAGCAGCCGCCTTTGTGAAAGCCGAGAAGAACGAAAGCGGCGACGACTTCACCACCGTGCAGGCCGTGCTCGACGGCGTGCGCGACATTCTCAGCGAGCGTTGGGCCGAAGATGCGGGCCTGGTGCAGTCGCTGCGCAATTGGCTCTGGAGCGAAGGGCTGTTCAGCTCCAAGCTGGTCACGGGCAAAGACGAAAACAATGCCGACAACAGCAAGTTCCGCGACTACTTCGATTACGACGAGCCGATCGGCCGCGTGCCTTCGCACCGCGCGCTGGCGGTGTTTCGCGGCCGCGGGCTGGAGATCCTGGACGCCAAGCTGGTGTTGCCCGAGCAGGCCGAACCGGGCAAACCGAGCATCGCCGAAGGCAAGATCGCACTGCACTTGGGCTGGAGCCACAAGGCCCGCCCGGCCGACGACCTGATCCGCAAGGCCGTGGCCTGGACCTGGCGCGTCAAGCTCAGCCTTTCGCTGGAGCGCGACCTGTTCACCCGCCTGCGCGAAGACGCCGAAAAAGTCGCCATCAAGGTGTTTGCCGACAACCTGCGCGACCTGCTGCTGGCGGCGCCCGCCGGCCCGCGCGTGGTGATGGGCCTGGACCCGGGCATCCGCACCGGCGTGAAGGTGGCGGTGGTCGATGCCACCGGCAAGCTGGTTGAAACCTCTACCGTCTATCCGCACGAGCCGCGCAAGGATTGGGAAGGCTCGTTGCACACGCTGGCCAAGCTCTGCGAAAAGCACGGCGTCAACCTGATCGCCATCGGCAACGGCACGGCCAGCCGCGAAACCGACAAGCTCGCCGCCGACCTGATCAAGGGCATGGCCAAGGCCGGGCAGGTCATTGAAAAAGTCGTGGTCAGCGAAGCCGGCGCGTCCGTGTATTCCGCCAGCGAGTTCGCGTCGCAAGAGATGCCCGATGTGGACGTGAGCCTGCGCGGCGCGGCCAGCATTGCGCGCCGCCTGCAAGACCCCCTGGCCGAGCTCGTCAAGATCGACCCGAAATCGATCGGCGTGGGCCAGTACCAGCACGACGTGAACCAGAGCGACCTGGCACGCAGCCTGGACACCGTGGTCGAAGATTGCGTGAACAGCGTCGGTGTGGACCTGAACACCGCCAGCGTGCCGCTGCTGGCCCGCGTGTCGGGCCTGTCGCAAACGGTGGCCAAATCGGTGGTGCGCTGGCGTGACGCCAATGGCGCCTTTGCCTCGCGTGCCGACTTGCTAAAGGTGACCGGGCTGGGCGCCAAGACCTTTGAACAGAGCGCCGGCTTTTTGCGCCTGCGCAGCAGCAGCAACCCGCTGGACATGACCGGTGTGCACCCCGAAACCTACCCGGTGGTCGAAAAAATCATGGCCCACACCGGCAAGCCGGTGGCCGAGCTCATGGGCCGCGCCGAAATGCTCAAGACCCTGAAGCCCGAGCTGTTTGCCAACGAGCAGTTCGGCGTGATCACCGTCAAGGACATCATCACCGAGCTGGAAAAACCCGGCCGCGACCCGCGCCCCGACTTCAAGGTGGCACGCTTTAACGACGGCGTCGAAGACATCAAGGACCTGAAAGAAGGCATGACGCTGGAAGGCACCGTCAGCAACGTGGCGGCTTTTGGCGCCTTTGTCGACATCGGCGTGCACCAGGACGGCCTGGTCCACGTGAGCCAGCTGGCCAACAAATTCGTCAACGATGCGCGTGAAGTGGTCAAAACCGGCGACATAGTGAAAGTGCGCGTGACCGAAGTCGATGTGGCGCGCAAACGCATTGGCCTGACGATGAAGCTGGACGCCGCACCGGCCCGCAAGGACGGCCCGCGCGACAACCGTTTTGAAAGCGCTCGCCCCGGCGGGCAGAACCGCGGTGGCAACTACGGCGGCGGGCGCGCCGGCGCACCGCAACCGGCGGCGGCCACGGCGATGGAGTCGGCGTTCAGCAAGCTGGCCGGGCTCAAGAAGTAA
- a CDS encoding Hsp70 family protein — protein sequence MIAGIDLGTTHSLAAIWRNGRSELVHNALGDVLTPSVVSVDDDGTILVGQAARERLQTHPERTAAVFKRAMGTAKTFRLGKREFRAEELSSLVLRALKSDLEAALGEPVTEAVVTVPAYFSDAQRQATRTAGSLAGFAQVTLLNEPTAAALAYGMHQKQSETQFLVFDLGGGTFDVSVLEMFDGVMEVRATAGDNQLGGEDIDQLLIAHFVRETGLPDAELHRPATRAQLGARMEAAKKALSLAESAPVSVNAGGRDYAMTLTAAVLEACIKPLMDRLREPVERAMRDARLRPAELDAVVLAGGSTRLASIRQWATRMFGRFPETALNPDEVVALGAAVQAGLKMHDAALSERVMTDVCPYTLGIETSREISSGRHAGGFMAPVLERNTVIPASRVQQFSPLVDFQKELRLSVYQGEGRRVSENIKLGEFSVNLPSARTHEVSVDVRFTYDVNGLLEVEATVNKNRQAVGEPVRLVIENSADHLSPEQIAARLAALHELKIHPRDQMETRTLMARAERFHSQLLGQAREHLAAVITRFEVVLESQDQRRIAPARQELVDLLKTLDADRYVLDDA from the coding sequence ATGATTGCCGGCATAGACCTCGGGACCACGCACAGCCTGGCTGCCATCTGGCGCAACGGCCGTTCGGAACTGGTTCACAACGCCCTGGGCGATGTGCTGACGCCTTCGGTGGTCAGCGTCGATGACGACGGGACGATTCTTGTCGGACAGGCCGCCCGCGAAAGGCTGCAAACCCACCCCGAACGCACGGCCGCCGTCTTCAAGCGCGCCATGGGCACCGCCAAAACCTTTCGGCTGGGCAAACGCGAGTTCCGCGCGGAAGAGCTTTCTTCGCTGGTGCTGCGGGCGCTCAAGTCCGACCTGGAAGCCGCGCTCGGCGAGCCCGTGACAGAAGCCGTGGTGACGGTGCCGGCGTATTTCTCCGACGCGCAGCGCCAGGCCACCCGCACGGCAGGTTCGCTGGCCGGTTTTGCGCAGGTGACTTTGCTCAACGAGCCCACGGCGGCGGCCCTGGCTTACGGCATGCACCAAAAGCAGAGCGAAACGCAGTTCCTGGTGTTTGATTTGGGCGGCGGCACTTTTGACGTCTCGGTGCTGGAGATGTTCGACGGCGTGATGGAAGTGCGTGCCACCGCGGGCGACAACCAGCTGGGCGGCGAAGACATCGACCAGTTGCTGATCGCGCATTTTGTGCGTGAAACCGGCTTGCCCGACGCCGAACTCCATCGCCCCGCCACACGCGCCCAGCTGGGCGCACGCATGGAGGCCGCCAAAAAGGCGCTGTCCCTGGCCGAGAGCGCCCCGGTCAGCGTCAACGCCGGCGGCCGGGACTATGCCATGACACTCACCGCTGCGGTGCTGGAGGCCTGCATCAAGCCGCTGATGGACCGCCTGCGCGAGCCGGTCGAGCGCGCCATGCGCGACGCACGGCTGCGTCCGGCCGAACTCGATGCCGTGGTGCTGGCCGGCGGCAGCACGCGCCTGGCCTCCATCCGGCAATGGGCCACGCGCATGTTCGGGCGTTTTCCTGAAACGGCGCTGAACCCCGATGAGGTCGTCGCGCTCGGTGCAGCCGTGCAGGCCGGCCTGAAAATGCACGACGCGGCGCTCTCCGAGCGCGTGATGACGGACGTCTGCCCCTACACGCTGGGCATCGAAACATCCCGTGAGATCAGCAGCGGCCGGCATGCCGGCGGCTTTATGGCGCCCGTGCTCGAACGCAACACCGTGATCCCGGCCAGCCGGGTGCAGCAGTTTTCGCCGCTGGTCGACTTCCAGAAAGAGTTGCGCCTGAGTGTCTACCAGGGCGAAGGCCGCCGCGTGAGCGAGAACATCAAACTGGGCGAGTTCAGCGTGAACCTGCCCTCGGCGCGTACACATGAAGTCTCGGTCGACGTGCGCTTCACCTACGACGTCAATGGCTTGCTCGAAGTCGAGGCAACCGTCAACAAGAACCGCCAGGCCGTGGGCGAGCCGGTGCGCCTGGTGATCGAAAACTCCGCCGACCATTTGTCGCCCGAGCAGATCGCCGCACGGCTGGCGGCCCTGCACGAACTGAAGATCCACCCGCGCGACCAGATGGAAACCCGAACGCTGATGGCGCGCGCCGAGCGTTTTCACAGCCAGTTGCTGGGCCAGGCCCGGGAGCACCTGGCGGCCGTGATCACGCGCTTTGAAGTCGTGCTCGAGTCGCAGGACCAGCGGCGCATCGCACCGGCGCGACAGGAACTGGTTGACCTGCTGAAAACGCTGGACGCCGACCGCTACGTGCTGGACGACGCATGA
- a CDS encoding 2-keto-4-pentenoate hydratase: MHRKQTLIAVTLAIAGFHAGAECLTDAQVNDMAEKIAAKAPAANPEGLNEADGACTRAKLNALLEKRHGKVVGYKAGLTNPAVQKRFNYDQPVWGKLYEGMVLPSGSVVDAAFGARPLFEADMLVRVKSTAINQAKTPMDVLEAIDQVIPFIELPDLVVQAPPKLNGPAVSAINVGARLGVAGTPMAVPVTRGERYAMLGALASMTVVLADSAGAELGKGKGSDILEHPLNAVVWLAGALAKEGIALKPGDLISLGSFSPLLPPKAGLTATVTYQGLAGAQPVSVSFK, encoded by the coding sequence ATGCATCGCAAGCAAACCCTGATCGCAGTCACCTTGGCGATAGCCGGCTTCCATGCCGGCGCCGAATGCCTGACCGACGCGCAGGTGAACGACATGGCCGAAAAAATCGCGGCCAAGGCGCCGGCCGCCAACCCCGAAGGCCTGAACGAAGCCGACGGTGCCTGCACCCGCGCCAAGCTCAACGCGCTGCTGGAAAAGCGCCACGGCAAAGTGGTCGGCTACAAGGCGGGCCTGACGAATCCGGCGGTGCAAAAGCGCTTTAACTACGACCAGCCGGTGTGGGGCAAGCTCTATGAAGGCATGGTGTTGCCCAGCGGCTCGGTGGTGGACGCGGCCTTTGGTGCGCGCCCGCTGTTTGAGGCCGACATGCTGGTGCGCGTGAAAAGCACCGCCATCAACCAGGCCAAAACACCCATGGATGTGCTCGAAGCCATCGACCAGGTGATTCCTTTTATCGAACTGCCCGACCTGGTGGTGCAGGCGCCGCCCAAACTCAACGGCCCGGCGGTCAGCGCCATCAATGTGGGCGCGCGGCTGGGTGTGGCGGGCACGCCGATGGCCGTGCCCGTGACGCGTGGCGAGCGCTATGCCATGCTGGGTGCGCTGGCAAGCATGACAGTGGTGCTGGCCGACAGCGCCGGCGCAGAACTGGGCAAAGGCAAGGGCAGCGACATCCTGGAGCACCCGCTCAATGCCGTGGTCTGGCTGGCCGGCGCGCTGGCCAAAGAGGGCATCGCGTTGAAGCCGGGCGACCTGATCAGCCTGGGCTCGTTCTCGCCGCTGCTGCCGCCCAAGGCCGGCCTCACGGCCACCGTGACCTACCAGGGGCTCGCGGGCGCGCAGCCCGTGTCGGTGTCCTTCAAATAA
- a CDS encoding GNAT family N-acetyltransferase codes for MDSFHTPPPSLRPPTAADYAALATWVIDADSCARWAGPKLPFPFDPQQLPALLAEPGAHSFVLSRGPGEALGFCQFWVREAGVAHLARIILAPSARGQGLAVTLCRLLMDEAARTVGAQAFTLRVYRDNHPALATYEGLGFAVVPDQSDERIFFMRAVR; via the coding sequence ATGGACTCTTTCCACACACCACCGCCCTCTTTGCGCCCACCCACAGCAGCCGACTACGCCGCTCTTGCCACATGGGTGATAGACGCCGACAGCTGCGCGCGCTGGGCCGGTCCGAAACTCCCATTCCCATTTGATCCGCAACAACTTCCAGCGCTGCTGGCCGAGCCCGGCGCCCACAGCTTTGTGCTGAGCCGCGGCCCGGGCGAAGCACTGGGGTTTTGCCAGTTCTGGGTGCGCGAGGCAGGCGTAGCCCACCTGGCGCGCATCATCCTGGCACCTTCGGCGCGCGGCCAGGGCCTGGCCGTCACGCTCTGCCGCCTGCTGATGGACGAGGCCGCGCGCACCGTGGGTGCGCAAGCCTTCACGCTGCGTGTGTACCGCGACAACCACCCGGCGCTGGCCACTTACGAGGGTTTGGGCTTTGCGGTTGTGCCTGACCAGTCCGATGAGCGCATCTTCTTTATGCGGGCCGTTCG
- a CDS encoding iron-containing alcohol dehydrogenase, translated as MAFIYYVTQIQFAFGAVKLLKQECERVGITRPLIVTDPGVKAAGILQKALDALPGMKVTVFDQTPSNPTEAAVRAAAELYKTSGCDGLIAVGGGSAIDCAKGVAIAATHEGPLTRYATIEGGSPLITDKAAPLIAVPTTSGTGSEVARGAIIIVDDHRKLGFHSWHLVPKTAICDPELTLGLPAKLTAATGMDAIAHCMETFMSAAFNPPADGIALDGLERGWAHIERATRDGSDRDARFNLMSASMQGAMAFQKGLGCVHSLSHSLGGVDPRLHHGTLNAMFLPAVVRFNAEADSVQKDNRLNRMARAMGLASGSDIPEAIRDMNARLGLPGGLGEMGVQRGQFSQIITGALADHCHKTNPRIATAGEYEEMLAASL; from the coding sequence ATGGCCTTCATCTACTACGTCACCCAGATCCAGTTCGCGTTCGGCGCCGTCAAGCTGCTCAAGCAGGAATGCGAACGCGTGGGCATCACCCGCCCGCTCATCGTGACCGACCCCGGCGTGAAAGCCGCCGGCATTTTGCAAAAAGCGCTGGACGCCCTGCCCGGCATGAAGGTCACGGTGTTTGACCAGACGCCTTCGAACCCGACCGAGGCCGCCGTGCGCGCCGCCGCCGAGCTCTACAAAACGAGCGGCTGCGACGGCCTGATCGCCGTGGGCGGCGGCTCGGCCATTGACTGCGCCAAGGGCGTGGCGATCGCCGCCACGCACGAAGGCCCACTGACCCGCTACGCCACCATCGAGGGCGGCTCGCCGCTCATCACCGACAAGGCCGCCCCGCTGATCGCCGTGCCCACCACCAGCGGCACCGGCAGCGAAGTCGCCCGCGGCGCCATCATCATCGTGGACGACCATCGCAAGCTCGGCTTTCATTCCTGGCACCTGGTGCCCAAGACCGCCATTTGCGACCCCGAACTCACGCTCGGCCTGCCGGCCAAACTCACGGCCGCCACCGGCATGGACGCGATCGCGCACTGCATGGAAACCTTTATGTCGGCCGCCTTCAACCCGCCGGCCGACGGCATCGCCCTGGACGGCCTTGAGCGCGGCTGGGCCCACATCGAACGCGCCACCCGCGACGGCAGCGACCGTGATGCGCGCTTTAACTTGATGAGTGCGTCCATGCAAGGCGCCATGGCCTTCCAGAAAGGCCTGGGCTGCGTGCACTCCTTAAGCCACAGCTTGGGCGGCGTAGACCCGCGCCTGCATCACGGCACACTGAACGCGATGTTTTTGCCGGCGGTGGTGCGCTTCAATGCCGAGGCCGACTCTGTGCAAAAAGACAACCGCCTGAACCGCATGGCCCGCGCCATGGGCCTGGCTTCAGGCAGCGACATCCCCGAAGCCATTCGCGACATGAACGCCCGGCTGGGCTTGCCCGGCGGGCTGGGTGAGATGGGTGTCCAGCGCGGCCAGTTCAGCCAGATCATCACCGGCGCGCTGGCCGACCATTGCCACAAGACGAATCCGCGGATTGCGACGGCTGGGGAGTATGAGGAGATGCTGGCGGCGTCGCTTTGA
- a CDS encoding patatin-like phospholipase family protein has product MKALRIYAGPTARRHIEQNGLQPADIGVVPGAAGGPKGLILGALDRFIFGDWLAQTTHPVHLVGASIGAWRMATACLNDPAAGFARLEHDYIHQHYELQPGQKRPTADFVSEQFGQSLKDFYGGRVHEVLQHPRYKLHIVTSRGRHLLGREHKLATPLGYLGAFLTNSLHRKAMGAWLERVVFSTPDTQLPFATTDYRTRQVDLSEENFKLALQASCSIPFVLRSVHNVPGGPPGAYWDGGITDYHLHLNYASDLIAKSQGADWAGGQNGLKSAGLVLYPHFQKSVVPGWLDKGLKWRHKATHFLDNMVLLAPDQEWISKLPNGKLPDRTDFVRYGPDLQGRVKAWSAATAASAQLAEEWQAWLAQPDMAHIHPL; this is encoded by the coding sequence ATGAAAGCCCTCCGCATTTACGCCGGCCCCACCGCGCGCCGGCATATCGAGCAAAACGGCCTGCAGCCGGCCGACATCGGCGTGGTGCCGGGCGCAGCTGGCGGGCCCAAAGGTTTGATTCTGGGCGCACTCGACCGTTTCATTTTTGGCGACTGGCTGGCGCAAACCACACACCCGGTGCACCTGGTGGGTGCCTCCATCGGCGCCTGGCGCATGGCCACCGCCTGCCTGAATGACCCGGCCGCCGGATTCGCCCGGCTCGAGCACGACTACATCCACCAGCACTACGAATTGCAGCCCGGCCAGAAGCGGCCGACCGCCGACTTTGTAAGCGAGCAGTTCGGCCAGAGCCTGAAAGACTTTTACGGAGGCCGCGTGCACGAGGTGCTGCAGCACCCGCGCTACAAACTCCACATCGTCACCTCACGCGGGCGCCACCTGCTGGGCCGCGAGCACAAGCTCGCCACGCCGCTGGGCTACCTCGGCGCCTTCCTCACCAACAGCCTGCACCGCAAAGCCATGGGCGCCTGGCTGGAGCGCGTGGTGTTTTCCACGCCCGACACCCAACTGCCCTTTGCCACCACCGACTACCGGACACGCCAGGTCGACCTGAGCGAAGAGAACTTCAAGCTGGCGCTGCAGGCCAGCTGCTCCATCCCGTTTGTGCTGCGCTCGGTGCACAACGTGCCCGGCGGCCCGCCCGGCGCCTACTGGGACGGCGGCATCACCGACTACCACCTGCACCTCAACTACGCTAGCGATTTGATAGCAAAAAGCCAAGGCGCAGACTGGGCTGGAGGCCAAAATGGCTTGAAATCCGCCGGCCTGGTGCTGTACCCGCATTTCCAGAAATCCGTGGTGCCCGGCTGGCTGGACAAAGGGCTCAAATGGCGCCACAAAGCCACCCATTTCCTCGACAACATGGTGTTGCTGGCACCCGATCAGGAATGGATCAGTAAGCTGCCCAACGGCAAACTGCCTGACCGCACAGACTTTGTGCGCTATGGGCCCGATTTGCAGGGCAGGGTAAAAGCCTGGAGCGCAGCCACCGCCGCCAGCGCGCAGCTGGCCGAGGAATGGCAAGCGTGGCTGGCGCAGCCGGACATGGCACACATCCATCCCTTGTAA